The genomic DNA GACCCATCCCATTGTGTCCCAACTGGCGAAGGGTGACCCCGAGCTCCAGGCCTTTCTGGATACTCTGCCAGGACTGCCTCGAGACTCCAAGGTGGGCTACATGCTGCCGCACGTGAGGGCTATTAACCCTCTGGCCTACCACGAGGATACCCCCGACGAGACGAAGAAATCCATCCCCGTGTATGTTGCGCCCTATGTGCTAGGCGACTATGGCGAAGGCGCCGTCATGGGTGTCCCAGGCCATGACCTGAGAGACAACGCCTTCTGGAAGGAACACCACTATGACGAACCCGTAAGGTTCGTGCTTGCGGCGTCGGAAGACGAATCAACGTCAGCGATAGCGAACGACCCGTTTGTGGAGCATGGTATCATGACAGCCAATAGCGGGCCCTTCAAGGGAAAGTCCTCCGAGCAGGCGGGCCAAATTCTCATCTCCATGCTTGAGGGGGCGGAGCTAGCCAAGCCGATTGAGAAGTGGAGGTTAAGAGACTGGCTGATCAGTCGCCAGCGATACTGGGGAACGCCGATTCCGGTCATCCACTGCGGCTCTTGCGGCCCGGTTCCCGTCCCGGATGACCAGTTGCCAGTTACATTGCCCGACGTTGGCGATCACTGGACGAACGGCAAGGTCGGTAACCCCTTGGAGAGGGCTGAAGAATGGGTCAATACCAGTTGTCCCAAGTGCGGTGGCCATGCCAAGCGCGACACTGATACCATGGATACCTTTGTGGACTCAAGTTGGTACTACGCGCGCTTCGCGGACCCTCACAACGCATCAGAGCCCCTATCTGCCGAAGCTGCAAAGACTCTACCTGTAGACCTTTATATTGGTGGCATCGAGCACGCCATCCTGCACCTGCTCTACGCCAGGTTCATCTACAAGTTCCTAGCCACAACGCCCTTGTTCCCTAGCTCGGGCGAAGCCTTCGCTGTTCAAGAGCCCTTCAAAAGACTCATTACGCAAGGCATGGTGCACGGCAAAACCTACACTGACCCGAAGTCAGGAAGGTTCTTGAAGCCGAATGAGATCGATTTGAGCGATCCGTCAAACCCCAAGGTCGTAGCTACAGGAGCTACGGCAAATCTGTCGTTCGAGAAGATGTCCAAGTCCAAGTACAATGGAGTTGATCCCACCGAGTTCATCTCCAAgtacggcgccgatgccacGAGAGCTCACATTCTCTTCCAGGCGCCTGTGAGCGACATCCTTAACTGGGACGAGGACAAGATCGCCGGTGTGACACGTTGGCTCCACAGGCTGCATGACCACGCAGTCAAGATTCAGAAGATGCCCTATGAGGGGGGTTCTGTCGCGGCACACCTTGAGGAGCGGTCAAGCAATTTGTCGTCTCTAAACGACAGAGAGCTGGCTGCTTGGGATGCCGACGCTACCATCTGGCGAGCCGCCCAGGACACCATCGAATCAATCACTCAATCATACGAGGGTGTTTACTCTATGAACACCATCATTTCAGACCTCATGGGTTTGACAAACACTCTTTTGGAGAATGCGGGAGCCAGCGCGCTTATTCAGAGAGAGGCCATGTCCGTCCTCCTTCGGATGATGGCCCCCGTTGCGCCCGCGATTGCCGAAGAGTGCTGGAGCCTTCTTCACCCCAACTCCGGCTCCATCTTCGAATCCGCCACTTTCCCTGCCAAGGATAACACGGCATCCTTACTGAAGCCTCGCACGCAGCCCCTGGCCATCCAGATCAACGGCAAGCTGCGcggtgtcgtcgaggtcccTAACCCCCCTTCGGGTCTGGAGGGCGAGGCGTTGCGGGAGTGGATGGTGGACGAAGTTTTGAAGTCGGATGAGGGTAAGGCCAAGTTTTCTGGGGGCCAGTTCGACGTTACATCGCCGAAGAGGGTCATCCTGGCTCGTGGTGGTAAGACCATCAACTTTGTAGTCTAGAGGTGTAAAAGTATGTGAGATACCCGGCGCTTTGTACAACATAGAAAATTAAGAACGAAATATTACCCATCAGCCTGTTCGTCCCCTTGTTGGCCAGCTGCACTCCAATGATTGTCGTGTTTGCCAGAGTGGCGAGCTCCTATCTCTATTTTATTCACGTATTCTTCTCTGCCATATCTGGTATAACCCCGGATGCAAGCCCTCCACTCCTCACAGTCTTTCAGAGTGCCGCCTGCTCACAACTGTTCTCTTTCACCAAATCGACTTCTTGTCTGCAAAGTCCACCTACCACCAGCATGTGGAGCGAAAGGGAGAGATGGAAAATGGATCCCGACGGGCCGGTCTTTCAAGAGTGATGCTTGTAGAACAGACAGCAGGGCCGGAGATGACCTGCTGTGGCTCGTGTTCCAACAAAGTGCAGAGGACACTTTACAAATTAGGCGACTACCGTTTGGGTTGTGCGCATTCAGACGTCAAGGTTATGCTTACTGTAAGATCGGCAACTCTGGGGCCAACTTTTGGAAATATATAGCCTCTCATGATTCTAGAATTGATCTGTCTACAATGAAAGTTTGGATCTCTCGGCCATGCCTGTTTCGCATCGCAATGCTGCTGCCCACCTTTTCAAACCTTTAATTTGCTTCTATGCGCCTCCTGTGTCGTGACTCTGTCATCTTTCGTCTATCATGTCTTCATAGGATCTTCGAAACCACCAactcgccctcgccaccctcgacctcgaggaacGAGCCGgtctcgagcttcttcttccacttGTTGCTCTCGTATCTCCCCAGGATCATGGTCATGCGCAGAAGAGCTCCTTCACTTGAAGCATGCTCGGCATTGCCCTCGGCGATGGGCGTGAAAGTCCACCGACCGAACGCCCAGTTAAGAATATACCGCGACTTAGGGTGAGGTGGCGTGGGAATCTGGGCATCCTCGTCAGAGTCCCTCACCGTAGACGACGCGGTCAGAACAGCCTTTATGCGGTACACCTCGTCCTTCGGCGCGGTGCGCAGCAGGCTCTGCAGCTTGTCcgcgttgacggcggcgtccttggaCCCTTTCAGCTCGACCGATAGaacctcgacctcggtcTGGTGGTCGTGCGAGTGGCTTTCCCCCTCGTGTTCGTGGTCTTGCGTGTGGTCCTCCGTCAGGCCTTGCGCAAGGCCTCCATCCacgccgaagacgagatCGGCACCGACCCAGCCCTTCTTGCTCTTGACCCATGGGATGTCAacctcgaggtcgcccaCCCTGTCGAGAACCTCGTCGAAACGGTCCTCAGAGCAGAGCTCCCACTTGTTGAAGACTATCAGGTCCGTGTACTTGGCCTGGATGCGCGCCGTATAGCTCGTGTCCTCGTAGCCCTTCCAGTTTTCAGTGTCGATGACGCtgatgacgccgtcgagagTGTAGTTGCCCGTCTCGCGTGCGAGACGATTGACCTCAAGGGCCAGGGTCGCGGGGAATGCGGAGCCGCTCGTCTCGATGACGATGCGGTCAGGGTGGACAGTCGAgtgcagctcggcgagggcgacgctcagctggccgacgaggttGCAGCAGATGCAGCCGTTGAGAAGCTCCTGCACGCCCGAGATGGCGTTGGAGGAGGCCAGCTGCGAGTCAACGGCCAAGTCCCCGAACTCGTTTTTGAGGAGAGCAAGCTTGTACGACGGGTTCGCGGCCTTAAGCTGGGGGAGGAGGTTGAGAATCAGCGTCGTCTTGCCGGAACCGAGGAAaccggtgatgatggtgataGGAATCGGCGCCATGATGGGCACGTGGGAGAGGCGGTGGGAACAAGAAAAACGCGGGAAGAGAGTATCTAACTCCAATATTGAACGACCAAAAGTTGACAGATTGGAAACGCCGTCAACGCTTTGATGTTTTTGTGCTGGGATCACATTGAATCACATAGAAATTTTTGGTTGAGGAAAatgccgccgcgccgccgccgagaagcggGCTGCTGCGCGCTGTGGTGGGATGGAGGGGTGCTTGGCGGGGTGGACACTTCAGTGTAGCCGATAAGAGGCCGATAAGCCCAGATAAAGCACACTCAAGTGGCAGGGTTAAAGTTATCTTAGCGCACAGCCAAGGGGACTACAATGCCGAGCTAGGCGGTTTGACGTCATTAGCCCCAATTGCGGGTGCCCACCTTTGCCTGCATCATTCTTCGAGAAGcaaagcaagcaagcaaacaAGCACCGACGACTGCTGGCACCCACCATAGGTTCTGGGTcaccggcggccgagatcaGCCCCCGGAGAGCACCTCATCCAGCCAGAGTGTGCGTGCCCAGACCAATGCGATCATAGTTCGGCATTGGACGCGCGGTCGCTTTCTGCATCCAGGTCCTAACGGACCATTGTCCCCAGTCACCCACGCTGGATTTGACCTGTTGCTAGAAGTATCCGCTTCCCCAGCTCAGCTCCTGCCGTGATAttttcccccctccatctcaCCTTCTAGTCCATCAATGCCTGCTACTCAGCCGCAATCAAGAAACTCAATTCATCTCTACCGAACCTGAATATAAAGGTCGAACCCCTCTCTGTCATTACCATCTCTCCGTCTTATCTATATCCGCGGGCATCCCACATCTCATCAATCTTCTCCATTTATCAGCCTCAGCCCTACGAACGTTAAAGGACACGCGATCGTCGCGACCAAGCCCTGCAACCACACCACTCGTCCCCAGCACTGCCACACACTACGAACATGTCCGCGGAGCCCAACACTAAGTTCGCGCCCGAGCCGAAGATCCAGAACAAGGGCCGAGAGTTGAGCTTCAAGCAAAAGTTGGACCAGGCCGCACACGATGCCCGGAAACCCGACGAGGAGTCTAGGCCGAACCCCATCATTGAGAAAGGTGCGTGCGTGTTGAACCCCGTCTCACGTCCACGGCATCAAGCCATCAAGCCTCTCACTGCACTGCAAAACAGCCCAACCTCCCCTGTTTCCCTCTGCGTGTCAGAGTACGTGTAGCTCATCAAGACATTCCAAAACAAGTGACACAGTACATTCCAGCCGCGACGAAAATCCTTGGCAATCCGCAAAAAGACCAGGAAGAGAGAGTCACGCGACCTGGGATTCCAGGGCCTCCGGAACGGCCATACGACGACACTCAGGTCGAGGAGTTCATCCGGCAACAACACCGTAgcaagggcgaggacggcttGCTGGAATGAAGACGAAAACCGATCGGGAAACAACATCAGGGATCTCTGTCCCCTCATCAAGAATACTACGCGCAGCTTGCAGGCTTTGTTGTATTGGCGGATTTGTTTCGTTATTGCTTTGACACCATCACGAGTCCCTACGAAATACAGCCGAGTTGGTACTCACATCTCTCGGCGTCATCCCATCTTCCAAACAAGCCAAATACTTGGCGGTAGCACATACGCGCATAGAAAAACATCACACCCTACACGCCATGATCAGAGGAAATCTCTCATTCACTTACAAACGGGGGTACGGGGGGATCAGGGTGAGGAAGCAAGAAAACATCCAAGGGTATCTGTATTCGTACCTCAATctaagaaaagaaaaaagaagggaaaaaacCCTTAATTTGATGATAAAACGGCGACACCCGAAGGTCATTCAATCATCCACCTATGTTCAACTCCGTAAGGAATATCGGCCCGCAAATGCCGCCAATTCTTAATCCAACTGAGATGATGTTTTTTAATCGA from Colletotrichum higginsianum IMI 349063 chromosome 3, whole genome shotgun sequence includes the following:
- a CDS encoding Leucyl-tRNA synthetase, producing the protein MQLIHAKHIGRVWPTRAIATCAKAARASPALATRQHNLFTSPYLAQTTQRRSYADIKLNFPALDKKWRQQWEASKVSVSEDDSRKPSKYVLPMFPYPSGTLHLGHLRVYTIADVLARYHTMQGSRVMLPMGWDAFGLPAENAAIERGIAPATWTKSNIAKMKEQLEVMNGNWNWERELTTCDPDFYKHTQKIFLMMLERGLAYQTEAEVNYDPVDMTVLANEQVDANGCSWRSGAKVEKRQLKQWFFRISEFREALLKDLDTLAEDEAWPERVLAMQKNWLGKSTGAIIKFPVMAMGHDIHAGIEVFTTRPDTLFGVQYVALASTHPIVSQLAKGDPELQAFLDTLPGLPRDSKVGYMLPHVRAINPLAYHEDTPDETKKSIPVYVAPYVLGDYGEGAVMGVPGHDLRDNAFWKEHHYDEPVRFVLAASEDESTSAIANDPFVEHGIMTANSGPFKGKSSEQAGQILISMLEGAELAKPIEKWRLRDWLISRQRYWGTPIPVIHCGSCGPVPVPDDQLPVTLPDVGDHWTNGKVGNPLERAEEWVNTSCPKCGGHAKRDTDTMDTFVDSSWYYARFADPHNASEPLSAEAAKTLPVDLYIGGIEHAILHLLYARFIYKFLATTPLFPSSGEAFAVQEPFKRLITQGMVHGKTYTDPKSGRFLKPNEIDLSDPSNPKVVATGATANLSFEKMSKSKYNGVDPTEFISKYGADATRAHILFQAPVSDILNWDEDKIAGVTRWLHRLHDHAVKIQKMPYEGGSVAAHLEERSSNLSSLNDRELAAWDADATIWRAAQDTIESITQSYEGVYSMNTIISDLMGLTNTLLENAGASALIQREAMSVLLRMMAPVAPAIAEECWSLLHPNSGSIFESATFPAKDNTASLLKPRTQPLAIQINGKLRGVVEVPNPPSGLEGEALREWMVDEVLKSDEGKAKFSGGQFDVTSPKRVILARGGKTINFVV
- a CDS encoding CobW/HypB/UreG — encoded protein: MAPIPITIITGFLGSGKTTLILNLLPQLKAANPSYKLALLKNEFGDLAVDSQLASSNAISGVQELLNGCICCNLVGQLSVALAELHSTVHPDRIVIETSGSAFPATLALEVNRLARETGNYTLDGVISVIDTENWKGYEDTSYTARIQAKYTDLIVFNKWELCSEDRFDEVLDRVGDLEVDIPWVKSKKGWVGADLVFGVDGGLAQGLTEDHTQDHEHEGESHSHDHQTEVEVLSVELKGSKDAAVNADKLQSLLRTAPKDEVYRIKAVLTASSTVRDSDEDAQIPTPPHPKSRYILNWAFGRWTFTPIAEGNAEHASSEGALLRMTMILGRYESNKWKKKLETGSFLEVEGGEGELVVSKIL